A window of the Carassius carassius chromosome 36, fCarCar2.1, whole genome shotgun sequence genome harbors these coding sequences:
- the LOC132117295 gene encoding bcl2-associated agonist of cell death-like isoform X2 → MDNTLHDHQDDSSTWNNKKKGREETIKNQGQHQDQPLPNISPQGRVRLYSESQVYTVIRWQEAEPQDGAVAEENGGTRDGLSFRGRSQSAPAALWKAKKYGRQLRRMSDEFDTWLDKGEVKRANSQKQSYRGWFSFLWSPKEEEGRE, encoded by the exons ATGGATAACACATTACATGACCATCAAGATGATTCCAGCACCTGGAATAACAAAAAGAAAGGAAGAGAAGAGACAATCAAAAACCAAGGACAACATCAGGATCAACCCTTGCCAAACATTTCTCCTCAAG GGCGTGTGCGGCTCTATTCGGAGTCTCAGGTGTATACGGTCATCCGCTGGCAGGAAGCAGAGCCTCAGGATGGAGCAGTGGCAGAGGAGAACGGAGGAACCAGAGATGGACTTTCATTCAGAGGTCGTTCTCAATCAGCTCCTGCTGCGCTGTGGAAAGCAAAGAAGTACGGGCGACAACTGAGGAGAATGAGCGATGAATTTGACACATGGCTCGACAAAGGG GAGGTCAAAAGAGCAAACAGCCAGAAACAGAGCTATCGAGGATGGTTCTCGTTCCTCTGGAGTCCCAAAGAAGAGGAGGGCAGAGAATGA
- the LOC132117295 gene encoding bcl2-associated agonist of cell death-like isoform X1 → MDNTLHDHQDDSSTWNNKKKGREETIKNQGQHQDQPLPNISPQAGRVRLYSESQVYTVIRWQEAEPQDGAVAEENGGTRDGLSFRGRSQSAPAALWKAKKYGRQLRRMSDEFDTWLDKGEVKRANSQKQSYRGWFSFLWSPKEEEGRE, encoded by the exons ATGGATAACACATTACATGACCATCAAGATGATTCCAGCACCTGGAATAACAAAAAGAAAGGAAGAGAAGAGACAATCAAAAACCAAGGACAACATCAGGATCAACCCTTGCCAAACATTTCTCCTCAA GCAGGGCGTGTGCGGCTCTATTCGGAGTCTCAGGTGTATACGGTCATCCGCTGGCAGGAAGCAGAGCCTCAGGATGGAGCAGTGGCAGAGGAGAACGGAGGAACCAGAGATGGACTTTCATTCAGAGGTCGTTCTCAATCAGCTCCTGCTGCGCTGTGGAAAGCAAAGAAGTACGGGCGACAACTGAGGAGAATGAGCGATGAATTTGACACATGGCTCGACAAAGGG GAGGTCAAAAGAGCAAACAGCCAGAAACAGAGCTATCGAGGATGGTTCTCGTTCCTCTGGAGTCCCAAAGAAGAGGAGGGCAGAGAATGA
- the LOC132117295 gene encoding bcl2-associated agonist of cell death-like isoform X3 has protein sequence MDNTLHDHQDDSSTWNNKKKGREETIKNQGQHQDQPLPNISPQAGRVRLYSESQVYTVIRWQEAEPQDGAVAEENGGTRDGLSFRGRSQSAPAALWKAKKYGRQLRRMSDEFDTWLDKGVKRANSQKQSYRGWFSFLWSPKEEEGRE, from the exons ATGGATAACACATTACATGACCATCAAGATGATTCCAGCACCTGGAATAACAAAAAGAAAGGAAGAGAAGAGACAATCAAAAACCAAGGACAACATCAGGATCAACCCTTGCCAAACATTTCTCCTCAA GCAGGGCGTGTGCGGCTCTATTCGGAGTCTCAGGTGTATACGGTCATCCGCTGGCAGGAAGCAGAGCCTCAGGATGGAGCAGTGGCAGAGGAGAACGGAGGAACCAGAGATGGACTTTCATTCAGAGGTCGTTCTCAATCAGCTCCTGCTGCGCTGTGGAAAGCAAAGAAGTACGGGCGACAACTGAGGAGAATGAGCGATGAATTTGACACATGGCTCGACAAAGGG GTCAAAAGAGCAAACAGCCAGAAACAGAGCTATCGAGGATGGTTCTCGTTCCTCTGGAGTCCCAAAGAAGAGGAGGGCAGAGAATGA
- the zgc:110782 gene encoding uncharacterized oxidoreductase YtbE, with amino-acid sequence MIVPSVTLMSGVQMPLLGLGTYKLHDREQLKKSVSSALQAGYRAFDTGAVYGNEALLGQVLKELLPKYGLSREDVFIISKLAPLDHGPRAKEGCLRSLEQLDCEYIDLYLVHWPGVEGLDPGDSRHSEYRAQSWTALEEFYASGRFKAIGVSNYTAKHIMELLTSCRVPPAVLQIECQPKLIQRELRELCMETGIHFQAYSSLGKGALLREPEVMDIVRSCGRTPAQVLLRWAVQQGISVLPRSSQPCRVQENAQVFDFQLSEMDIMRLDALNCGTRFCKRDSSKIA; translated from the coding sequence ATGATAGTACCATCAGTAACGTTGATGTCAGGAGTGCAGATGCCACTTTTGGGTTTGGGCACATACAAGCTACATGACCGTGAGCAACTGAAAAAATCTGTCAGTTCTGCACTTCAAGCTGGATACAGAGCCTTTGACACAGGTGCAGTTTATGGAAATGAGGCACTTCTAGGGCAAGTCCTCAAAGAGCTGCTGCCAAAGTATGGCCTAAGCCGTGAAGATGTGTTCATTATCAGCAAGCTTGCCCCGTTAGACCATGGGCCGAGGGCAAAGGAAGGCTGCCTGAGGAGTCTGGAGCAACTAGACTGTGAATACATCGACCTCTATCTAGTGCACTGGCCTGGGGTGGAGGGTCTTGACCCAGGGGATTCTCGTCATTCAGAGTATCGAGCGCAAAGCTGGACGGCCCTAGAGGAGTTCTATGCCAGCGGGCGATTCAAGGCCATAGGGGTTTCAAACTACACCGCAAAGCACATTATGGAGCTGCTCACGAGTTGCCGCGTCCCCCCAGCGGTTCTTCAGATTGAGTGTCAGCCAAAGCTGATCCAGAGGGAACTGAGGGAATTATGCATGGAGACAGGCATTCACTTCCAGGCCTACTCTTCGCTGGGTAAAGGAGCTCTCCTGAGGGAGCCTGAGGTAATGGATATAGTGAGGAGCTGTGGTCGGACCCCTGCCCAGGTTCTCCTGAGGTGGGCTGTGCAGCAAGGCATCTCCGTTCTGCCTCGGTCCTCGCAGCCGTGCAGAGTGCAGGAGAATGCACAGGTGTTTGACTTCCAGCTAAGTGAGATGGATATAATGAGGCTGGATGCCTTGAACTGTGGAACAAGGTTTTGCAAACGAGACTCTAGCAAAATAGCCTAA
- the zgc:77262 gene encoding RNA-binding protein lark, whose protein sequence is MVKIFVGNVASATTEDELRALFEKYGAVSDCDILKNYGFVHMDEEEAAQKAVSALHKHEVNGSRITVEYATTKVRNATKIYVGNVPEGVTAGKIKDLFQPFGKVVECDIVKNYAFVHMQRESEALEAISKLNHSRLEGQKIFVSLSRSNPSRNDRGEDYFPPPPPHHYPPHPHHHPHFLPPRPPPREYYPPRGRLPPPPLPPPPPRAYYERDVYERGLRHDPYADPSPRFYDRDPYDRRIPPPPRPVTPPLASRYYRERSPLGGRRSLLPPPPPPPSSAGFARGFARNGASCAPPPHTAAPSSHYQRYSLSPGFDKDDYLEDKYSNGFTRSY, encoded by the coding sequence ATGGTGAAGATATTTGTTGGCAATGTAGCTTCAGCGACCACAGAAGACGAACTCCGTGCTTTGTTTGAGAAGTACGGTGCCGTGTCCGACTGTGACATTCTGAAAAACTATGGCTTCGTGCACATGGATGAGGAAGAGGCGGCGCAGAAAGCTGTCTCCGCTTTGCACAAGCACGAGGTCAACGGCTCCCGCATCACTGTCGAGTACGCCACCACCAAGGTACGCAATGCCACCAAGATCTACGTGGGCAATGTTCCAGAAGGCGTCACCGCTGGCAAAATCAAGGATCTCTTCCAGCCATTCGGCAAGGTGGTGGAGTGcgatattgtgaaaaattatgcaTTTGTTCACATGCAGAGGGAAAGCGAGGCTCTGGAGGCCATTTCAAAGCTAAACCACTCCAGATTGGAGGGCCAAAAGATCTTTGTGTCCCTCTCACGCAGTAACCCATCCAGAAATGACAGAGGGGAGGACTATTTTCCTCCTCCGCCACCGCATCACTATCCACCTCACCCACACCACCATCCTCACTTTCTCCCCCCACGCCCGCCGCCCCGTGAATACTATCCACCTCGTGGCCGACTTCCACCCCCTCCTCTCCCACCGCCACCACCCCGCGCCTACTATGAGCGCGATGTGTATGAGAGGGGCCTCCGCCATGACCCGTATGCCGACCCATCCCCGCGTTTTTATGATCGGGATCCATACGACCGGCGCATTCCGCCCCCTCCGCGACCGGTCACGCCTCCTCTCGCCAGTCGCTACTACCGTGAGCGCAGTCCTCTTGGCGGTCGTCGCTCTCTACTGCCTCCGCCTCCCCCTCCACCCTCTTCTGCCGGCTTTGCCCGGGGTTTCGCCCGCAATGGCGCAAGCTGTGCGCCCCCTCCCCATACCGCCGCTCCTTCCTCCCACTATCAGCGCTACTCTCTCAGCCCAGGCTTTGATAAGGATGATTATTTGGAGGACAAGTACAGCAATGGCTTCACCCGTAGTTACTAA